agagaTTTATGATATGCATTTAAATGATGAAAGTGACACATGTTATCTATCAATACCTATTAATGTTAAGTACTTCCCCCGAGGGTCAGCAAAGCTATCACGATATGAAACTTTTGTGATTGAACGGATGTTTTTAGAGATAGCAACTTAAACGAATGTAGGAAGCTGTTATAAACCGCCGACGTCCATCGCTGGCTAATATAAGTACGTTCAGTTTAGCTCGCATTGTTGAGACAGTTAAGCATGCATGTATGTCCACCGCAAACTATGCCAGCTAAGCTAACTAAGGTTCCAGTGTCAGCATTTACAAAACTCATCATACTTACATGTATACTCAATACAGATGCTTTACAATGGTTACTAAAGAACTCGTAGTGAAAATCTACAGATTTACAAGATGAGAAGAACAccattacttttaattttttactcttcttcaacattttatataacCATGACATCCTTTTCTCCACTGGGCAGATGTAAAATCTGAAAGTCAATTTTAggatcataatattattaaaaattagaGGCTcctttatttttgcttttatgcAGACAGATTCAATGCATATGTCGCAATTAGCAggaataggtacctactattgcGAGgtcatatttattatcataatactgTCAACCTTTGATTACTTTTATGCTGATGCACAGATCAGTGAGAGATAAATGTGTTTTCTATTGCACCCCGTAAGTATGTCTAGTGTCtactcttacccccggtttcttaggtaggtacctacatttagcggtagtttatctattcaaaagcgtttaagCTCAATGAAACAAGACAgtttggatagataaactatcgctaattgtgcctcagaaaccggggattaaaGAGTTAATGTAGACTACAAATGTTGACCCCTGAGTGCTAATTCACTCCAAGTGGTGCAAGACCTGGATCTCACATCTACCTTCCTCACCAACTTATGACTTCTTGACTATTCTGAAAAGTATCCGTGTTAAGAGGAACTGACTGGCTGATTCTCGTAAACAAACTTCGACCTCTGTTTCACCCCAATTCATACGTTCGATGTTGTTGCATGCTTATCATTatcgtattatattttgtcaacGGACGTGTGCATATACAATAAATGACTGAGTATATAGGTCACAagcatgtttttaaaattggaTTATTCAGGACTCTCTGTCAACAAACAAATCTTTACTATCGCGCTATCAGCAAGCGTACGAGAGGTGAAGATGTTATCAATGTTCGTGTAAGTgcccaaaaaataaaatattattatgcatttttcTAGAGCATAGCAATTTTATAGTGACCTACTTTCATGTTGTTATGACAAAGAACGCTTgcgtacattttattaaatgtagtttttcgTGCTGACACAAAAAAAGTACCTATGTTACctacttaaacaataaaacacgtCGAGACCGTAGAATTTTGTATAATTCTGatgagaataataattttgctgATAGGAAGTAGgtaaacatattaggtcggggaaaaagtcctttcgctttatagtatgtatgaacttgtaataaaagttttctCTACACAACAACGCGATCaatcgatatttgggtacctcacgagttcactgaaagaaacctaatgaaccgtgtactcatttgtgattctcgaagccaaagagattttattacaagttcatgcatactataatgcgaaaaaactttttccccaacctaatataacaagtatttttagtatttacGATAAATAGTAAATGTCATTTACCCTTGCTGCAGTCCAGAAACAGTGGACATTTTACTATCAGTTACTGATATTAAAACCGGATCAGTTCTCATTGCCAATCTTGCAAGATTCTTCACATTTTCGCCCATCGTCGCGCTAAACAAAACTGTTTGTCTTTTTGCTGAAACATTTACAGAAATATTACTGTTACATTGTAACAAGTACATTGACATTTATTACATATTCAtaacttcataaataaatacaaatgacTGAACAGATGTGGcctataatatatattactgTTTACAATTTATGCAAATCAACACTTGATAAAGTTATAACTGTATCATATAGAATAATAACACAGCATTATATGTTTGGGCTACAAGTAGATTTCTATAGATCAAAGCACAGTTCTACCATGGGGTATCCAAAAGGACTGGAAGAATGTTGGCAGCAAAAATGCACttcaaataaagaaaacaaaattctaTACAAGGCCTAGACAATCAATAATACTGCATGATGTGATTCATATTCACTGTTTCAAAAACTGGTTGTGCAATAGTATTATAGGTCTAGACCTATAGAGGCAGTTTGAtcattcttattataataaaattagcatCTGTTGTTGACCATGTCCCACAACATTCAAGAACAGAAATAGGCtacttcttttcttttttgctTGTGGTATAACACCAGATTCCTTTCTGTCCtatgaagaaataaaagttGACTAATACCACAATGTAATATACTCACTTGGTAATAACTGAATGATACCAGTAATATGTTTTTCAAATCCAGCCTCTAACAATTTATCTGCCTCATCCAACACTAAGATCTTTAGATTATTACAGTGAAACTTTTCTGTGTTTTGAAGGTGGTCTAATAACCTGCCTGGTGTGCTGACTATTATATTTGCACCTgtgaaaacatacaaaaatttcAAGCTTTACATTGAGAATTACTTCTGGTGGATAGATGTAAATCTGAGTCACATCATATAGTTGATAAATAGCTTGAAAACCAGTGCTTGATTGctgttattgatttataaatctTGTTAGGGAAAGTACCCAGGGTAATGACATTAACTCATTGACTGTGCAATGGTTATTGTCATTACTctaggtaaataaattttaataaaaacatgtgaATTAGTAGATCAGATAACTGGGTGCCCTCTGCACTGCATTCTAATACTGTTTATGTACACATGAGCTGACTTTTTAGCTTCACTTTACTAGACTCATCTTCTCACATTGGTGCCTGCAAATTTATAAAGTAAGCTATGGTTTTCAAGGAAAGTTGGGTTCAAGCTATTTACAAAATCCTCCTTAAAGATGGGCTCAGGAAACTTCCTAAGTCACTGATTATGCAAATTATGTTAAGATTTTAATAGCTATATTATCTTACCTTTCTTTAGTTTCAATACATCTTTTGCTTTCTTTTCACCTCCAACAATTAGGCAATGTGATAAATCAATGTGTGCTAgtaacttttttaatacttcAAATGTTTGCAATGCCAGTTCTCTAGTTGGTGATAGAATTATACATCCAGTTCCtgaacaaacataatatttagtaaagAAACATATTATACTGAATGTTATTTGATATTGGATATGTCTGATACTTAATATGTTTATGGTAAGCAAGTATATGAAATAccattcttattttttttctgatctTGTGCctatatttctaattattatagaaagtgatgtaaaaatataaagttaccATCTTTTGCTGAAATTCTTAAATTGATTAGCTTGTCTACAATTGGAATTAGAAACGCCAACGTTTTTCCGCTACCAGTCTTTGCTGCCCCAATAAGATCTTGGCCACGGAGCAGATGTGGTAAAGCTTCTGCTTGAATACGAGTAGGCTTATCGATACCCATCGTTTtcaaagcttttaatattttgccATCAATTTTCCCTTCCAACATGGAATATGAAGACTGTGATATTATTTCTTCGACGTCCATTTTATCTATTCTAACAAATGATCGACTTAAACACTTTCTTTAGGGGCGATAAAACTCAGTCGAAGCTTAGACAATAGATTGTATAAACTTAAAACGCCtctataagtaataattaactaaaagatTTGAGCACACGTGcctttatttacaatttttcatGAACTTTATTGACTGGTTTATTCAACTGTCAAAACAAAGCTGTCACGCTGACGGCTGATTTCAGCTTATGAGCAGTATTTTCGTAGCGTCAAACGGAGCGTAAGtaatgatttgttttaaaaacatttgaaaatgttaCACGTTATGGATATTTTTGCGAAGAAtccttattatttaattacgtcTGGCGTCAGTTCGaggtaaaaataacaataaccgACGGAACACAgatggtttttaatttattttccttattcaTGCGtcataatatgttatgtttacgagagtaaaataacagtttaatcTTATCATCGGCTTTTTTAATGCACATCAAGGGTCGTGAGGATTAGTATTACATCAATAACCTAGTCCATTACTCCTTTAAGTAATGCTTCTGTTATCAGAAGAGATTCCACAAGTCAAGGTTGAAATGATTAACCGTAGGAATACATCGCATTTTGTCGATTGTTTCCCTGTCACTATAGGAAAATATGCGAATTTACTACGAGTTTATATCTGTCTCTATCAATTGGGTAGTAAAACAACACCATTCATATATATCAAGACAAGTTTTCCTTATTAGAATTCCTGGTTGTAGTGAACTTCAGACTTAAAAACCCAGCATGagtaaagataataatttgtCACCTGAGACAGAATCGCTAAGAATCAATTACTATAGGATGTAATGTAGTGAAGGTACTAAATGcagaaaaataacattgttatttgatTACAATAAGTTAAACACTGCAAGCTTAGATTTAAGTAAAAtaggaaacaataaaataatgagggtaatattaaaacaataattttattgatcactcacaatgttttttgttcacttcatttattttctacttGAACTAAAACAGCCTTGCGTCTGAGGAATGTGAGAAAAAGTAATGCATGATGTTTATGATTTCAGTCTTTACACCAAAAACACTGATGAATAATCATTGTAGATACCAAAAGTTCTTATACTTATTAACAAACACTTTCCacctaaacaaaaataaattttctactcATGATACTTCACTACTTATAATCatgctatttatattaaattcaagtTGATTGTTGTCTGTGAATCAATCACATCTATCTTATAGAGACGGTGTATAGGTTTGAGACATATTTCTAGTTAAACATGACAATGGACTATGACTGTTTTACATTTGTAACTTAAGTGTTAAACACATCACATTAAGGTGTAAAAAACACTGGAATATTTAAAGTTCATCATGTGAGGCATGCAGTGGTGCATTACTCACATCATCACATGCAGCGGGTGTTGTAAACTCCATCTTATATTCACAGCGATAGGGTTCTGTGACAGATAAGAGTTTAGTCTCCAACCCACAACTGATTTGTACAATTGTCATTCTACTAGGACCATTCC
This DNA window, taken from Anticarsia gemmatalis isolate Benzon Research Colony breed Stoneville strain chromosome 11, ilAntGemm2 primary, whole genome shotgun sequence, encodes the following:
- the LOC142976453 gene encoding ATP-dependent RNA helicase DDX18-like; amino-acid sequence: MDVEEIISQSSYSMLEGKIDGKILKALKTMGIDKPTRIQAEALPHLLRGQDLIGAAKTGSGKTLAFLIPIVDKLINLRISAKDGTGCIILSPTRELALQTFEVLKKLLAHIDLSHCLIVGGEKKAKDVLKLKKGANIIVSTPGRLLDHLQNTEKFHCNNLKILVLDEADKLLEAGFEKHITGIIQLLPTKRQTVLFSATMGENVKNLARLAMRTDPVLISVTDSKMSTVSGLQQGFYICPVEKRMSWLYKMLKKSKKLKVMVFFSSCKSVDFHYEFFSNHCKASVLSIHGQQSQARRKEAFHSFTEAKSGILFCTDVAARGLDIPSVDWIVQYDPPTDPKEYIHRVGRTARGLNNTGNAVILLRPEEEKFIEFLQKEKVYLDKYTFEMPNNELQEMLEDIISNNGVMKTLARKAYLSFLRCYKTHPLKKIFNINSLDLKLAARAFGFQEQPHVDFLPKKKK